A stretch of Paludisphaera borealis DNA encodes these proteins:
- a CDS encoding response regulator, with amino-acid sequence MSAGCKDDVRTPGSSQTTGRLMKLLVVDDSEFEHQVIARLLQGMEGVRVAFASGGVAGLEAVESETPDVILTDLFMPDMDGLELVQRVRKRRPGVPLILMTAFGSEDVAIQALRAGAANYLPKKDLARDLVGMVRQVLDVFNADRRRQQLFQCVERRESTFDIGNDPNLVGSLVQLLQEELDGLGVLDRPAQIRIRVALQEALVNALYHGNLEVSSELRQEDERIFFDLAEARRDREPYKSRRIRVLTRLDRRSATFVVSDQGPGFDTSRIDQPIDPEDLLRIGGRGLLLIRTFMDEVTFNSTGNTITMVKRLSPDADA; translated from the coding sequence ATGTCAGCCGGGTGCAAGGACGACGTTCGAACTCCTGGGTCGTCCCAGACGACGGGTCGGCTGATGAAGCTGCTCGTCGTCGACGACTCCGAATTCGAGCACCAGGTCATCGCCAGGCTCTTGCAAGGCATGGAAGGCGTGCGCGTCGCCTTCGCCTCGGGAGGCGTCGCCGGCCTGGAAGCGGTCGAGAGCGAGACGCCCGACGTCATCCTGACCGACTTGTTCATGCCCGACATGGACGGTCTGGAGCTGGTGCAACGGGTCCGCAAGCGGCGGCCGGGCGTCCCGCTGATCCTGATGACGGCCTTCGGCAGCGAAGACGTGGCCATCCAGGCGCTTCGAGCCGGCGCGGCGAACTACCTCCCCAAGAAAGACCTGGCGCGCGACCTGGTCGGCATGGTGCGCCAGGTCCTGGACGTCTTCAACGCCGACCGCCGCCGCCAGCAGCTCTTCCAGTGCGTCGAGCGCCGCGAGTCGACCTTCGACATCGGCAACGACCCCAACCTCGTCGGGTCGCTGGTCCAGTTGCTCCAGGAAGAGCTTGACGGCCTGGGCGTCCTCGACCGCCCGGCGCAGATCCGCATCCGCGTCGCCTTGCAAGAGGCGCTCGTCAACGCGCTCTACCACGGCAACCTGGAGGTCAGCTCCGAACTCCGCCAGGAAGACGAGCGGATCTTCTTCGATCTGGCGGAAGCCCGGCGCGACCGCGAGCCCTACAAATCGCGCCGGATTCGCGTTTTGACCCGCCTCGACCGCCGGTCGGCGACGTTCGTGGTCAGCGATCAAGGCCCCGGGTTCGACACCTCGCGAATCGACCAGCCGATCGACCCCGAAGACCTCCTCCGCATCGGCGGCCGGGGGCTGCTTTTGATCCGCACCTTCATGGACGAGGTGACGTTCAACTCGACCGGCAACACCATCACGATGGTCAAACGGCTCTCACCTGACGCCGACGCTTGA
- a CDS encoding rhodanese-like domain-containing protein has protein sequence MRHAIALTIALFAGAGIVRAEDATYPNITHDELVKAIEAKKVTLLDANGTETYKDGHIPKAIDFEKQEKDLASKLPADKSALIVAYCANERCTAYRSAAKAAKELGYTNIKHYPKGILGWKSAGGEIEKAE, from the coding sequence ATGCGACACGCCATCGCGCTGACCATCGCCCTGTTCGCCGGAGCCGGAATCGTCCGGGCCGAAGACGCGACCTACCCCAACATCACCCATGACGAGCTGGTGAAGGCCATCGAGGCCAAGAAGGTCACGCTGCTCGACGCCAATGGCACCGAGACCTACAAGGACGGGCACATCCCCAAGGCGATCGACTTCGAGAAGCAGGAGAAGGATCTCGCCTCGAAGCTGCCGGCCGACAAGTCCGCCCTGATCGTCGCCTACTGCGCGAACGAGCGCTGCACCGCCTACCGCTCCGCCGCCAAGGCCGCCAAGGAGCTGGGGTACACCAACATCAAGCATTACCCCAAGGGCATCCTCGGATGGAAGTCCGCGGGAGGTGAGATCGAGAAGGCCGAGTGA
- a CDS encoding PVC-type heme-binding CxxCH protein: MELHRQSETRRRAGTARFASRRAVSMVLCGLLAVSAPTLFAKDGKVPDPRLTVPKGAHISVVGNTLADRMQHDGWLETYIHSRLPEHRLTIRDLGFSGDELTTRLRSKDFGSPDEWLRRNRTDVVCAFFGYNESFGGLAQFRTDLDAFIKHTLSQKYNGESPPRLVLFSPIAHEDLHDPSLPDGKENNVRLERLTAVMADAAEAHKVRFIDLFHPTQKLYAAAKTPLTINGIHLTPEGNRQLAEVVDRALFPNDEPLRDAAQLERLRQAVVDKSFIWFNRYRTVDGYSIFGGRADLAFTDGQTNRVVAQREMEVLDVMTANRDQRIWAIAQGGDLKVDDSNTPPFIPVITNKPGQGPNGEHIFLSGEEAIAKMTLGKGLKVNLFASEKEFPDLAKPMQMTFDAKGRLWVACWPTYPHWKPKEAMNDKILILEDTDGDGKADKQTTFADGLHCPTGFEIVPQGVLVAQAPDVVLLKDTDGDGKADVKTRVLSGIDSADTHHASNSFRVDPGGAVYFQEGTFHHSQIETPFGPPVRLANAGVFRYEPRSQKIEVYVTYGFANPHGHVFDRWGQDFVTDGTGNDNYFGTAFSGHLEYPHKHGAMNRYFKQHTRPCGGTEILSSPHFPDDWQGDLLSANVIGFQGIQRYRYQDAGSGFTAVEQEPVVSSSDPSFRPVDIEVGPDGAIYFLDWINPIIGHMQHNLRDPSRDRAHGRVYRVTHEGRALATPAKIAGQPIEALLDLLKSSEDRVRYRAKAELGGRDTAAVLAAAKTWVAGLDKNDPNFDHHLLEALWVHQFHDKTNLELLKQNLTSADPRARAAAVRVLCYWHDRVPDALDLLKKLAADEHPRVRLEAVRAASFFTVPEAVDVALISTESASDYYLDYTRAETLRALEPYVKKALAEGRSIEFSSDAGARYFLHNVSVDDLLKMKRSRGVLQEVLFRKGVREEDRRQALGDLAKLAKTSEAKVLADALAGRDGRGDDLDEGVVIELLRLLGDRDPAALAASRADFEKLAATAKLPIVRQFGYSALIASEGSIDHAWSLAVRSVGSLRDLLATAPLIRDPIVRASLYPKVEPLLHALPAGLATSKSGRGVFGRFVRIALPRKGTLTLAEVEVRSEGRNVSRQGKASQKNTSNGGDASRATDGNPDGEYGHGSQTHTEEDTDEPWWEIDMGTEIPIEAVVVHNRTEGELGKRLRGFDLTVLDANHKVVYQKRENPAPTPKSAFDLAAEDPQGTVRRAAMDALTTIRGQEVPTFKALAKFVREGIDRHAAILALKKIPSAYWPDDELKPLVENVIASVRALPPADRGSTSAVDALQLGDLLASRLPADQAKAVRKELRSLGVRVIRIASVLEQMRYDVDRIVVQAGKPVEIVFENVDMMPHNLVVTQPGALEEIGLLAESTALQPDAVKRQYVPASNKILLASRLLPSREVEKLTFNAPSQAGVYPYVCTYPGHWRRMYGALYVVDDLDEYLAAPESYLAAHPVPIADELLKSTRPRTEWKFDDLAASVAQLENGRSFSNGKQLFQLATCVTCHRVDGVGAEFGPDLAKLEPKQNPADLLRNILDPSAKINEKFYGYALELDSGQVVNGLIVEETPDVVKVVENPLLSTVPKVIKKSEITARAKSPVSTMPKGLLDKLTREEILDLVAYIAAGGDSKHAVFQGGHASAHGHGGGTGHGPGSGGGH; the protein is encoded by the coding sequence ATGGAATTACACCGTCAAAGCGAGACGCGACGGCGCGCGGGAACGGCTCGGTTCGCGTCGAGACGCGCGGTCTCGATGGTCTTGTGCGGGCTCCTGGCGGTCTCGGCGCCGACGTTGTTCGCCAAGGACGGAAAAGTTCCCGACCCCAGGTTGACCGTCCCCAAGGGGGCCCATATCAGCGTGGTCGGCAACACTCTGGCCGACCGCATGCAGCACGACGGCTGGCTCGAAACCTACATCCACAGCCGCTTGCCCGAACACCGGCTGACGATCCGCGACCTCGGATTCTCGGGCGACGAGCTGACCACCCGCCTGCGATCGAAAGACTTCGGCTCGCCCGACGAATGGCTCCGCCGCAATCGGACCGACGTCGTCTGCGCGTTCTTCGGGTACAACGAGTCGTTCGGCGGCCTCGCCCAGTTCCGCACCGACCTCGACGCCTTCATCAAGCACACGCTCTCCCAGAAATACAACGGCGAATCGCCGCCGCGCCTGGTCCTGTTCTCGCCGATCGCGCACGAAGACCTGCACGATCCGTCGCTCCCCGACGGCAAGGAGAACAACGTCCGGCTCGAACGGCTGACGGCCGTCATGGCCGACGCGGCCGAGGCCCACAAGGTCCGGTTCATCGACCTGTTCCACCCGACCCAGAAGCTCTACGCCGCGGCCAAAACGCCGCTGACCATCAACGGCATCCACCTCACGCCCGAGGGGAACCGCCAGCTCGCCGAGGTCGTCGACCGCGCGTTGTTCCCCAACGACGAGCCCCTGCGCGACGCCGCCCAGCTTGAGCGACTCCGGCAGGCGGTCGTCGACAAGAGCTTCATCTGGTTCAACCGCTACCGGACGGTCGACGGCTACTCGATCTTCGGCGGCCGGGCCGACCTGGCGTTCACCGACGGCCAGACCAACCGCGTGGTCGCCCAGCGCGAGATGGAAGTCCTCGACGTCATGACCGCCAACCGCGATCAGCGGATCTGGGCGATCGCCCAGGGAGGCGACCTGAAGGTCGACGACTCCAACACGCCCCCGTTCATCCCGGTGATCACCAACAAGCCGGGCCAAGGCCCCAACGGCGAGCACATCTTCCTGAGCGGCGAAGAAGCCATCGCCAAGATGACGCTCGGCAAGGGGCTCAAGGTCAACCTGTTCGCTTCAGAGAAAGAGTTCCCCGACCTCGCTAAGCCGATGCAGATGACGTTCGACGCCAAGGGGCGGCTTTGGGTGGCCTGCTGGCCTACTTATCCGCACTGGAAGCCCAAGGAGGCGATGAACGACAAGATCCTGATCCTTGAGGACACCGACGGCGACGGCAAGGCCGACAAGCAGACCACCTTCGCCGACGGCCTGCACTGCCCGACAGGCTTCGAGATCGTCCCGCAGGGCGTCCTTGTGGCCCAGGCGCCCGACGTCGTGCTGTTGAAAGACACCGACGGCGACGGCAAGGCCGACGTCAAGACGCGCGTCCTCAGCGGCATCGACTCGGCCGACACCCACCACGCCTCGAACAGCTTCCGGGTCGATCCGGGCGGCGCCGTCTACTTCCAGGAAGGGACGTTCCACCACTCGCAGATCGAGACCCCCTTCGGCCCGCCGGTGCGGCTGGCCAACGCGGGCGTCTTCCGGTACGAGCCCCGGTCGCAGAAGATCGAGGTCTACGTGACCTACGGCTTCGCCAACCCCCACGGTCACGTCTTCGACCGCTGGGGCCAGGACTTCGTCACTGACGGCACGGGCAACGACAACTACTTCGGCACCGCGTTCTCGGGGCATCTTGAATACCCGCACAAGCACGGCGCGATGAATCGGTACTTCAAGCAGCACACCCGGCCGTGCGGCGGGACCGAGATCCTCTCCAGCCCGCACTTCCCCGACGACTGGCAGGGCGACCTGCTGTCGGCCAACGTGATCGGCTTCCAGGGGATTCAACGCTACCGGTATCAGGACGCCGGGTCGGGCTTCACGGCCGTCGAGCAAGAGCCGGTCGTCTCCTCGTCCGATCCCAGCTTCCGGCCCGTCGACATCGAGGTCGGCCCCGACGGCGCGATCTACTTCCTCGACTGGATCAACCCGATCATCGGCCACATGCAGCACAACCTCCGCGACCCCAGCCGCGACCGCGCCCACGGCCGCGTCTACCGCGTGACCCACGAAGGTCGGGCGCTGGCGACCCCCGCGAAGATCGCCGGCCAGCCGATCGAGGCGCTGCTCGACCTCCTCAAGTCGTCCGAAGACCGCGTCCGCTACCGGGCCAAGGCCGAACTCGGCGGCCGTGACACCGCGGCGGTGCTCGCGGCGGCCAAGACATGGGTCGCCGGGCTCGACAAGAACGACCCGAATTTCGACCACCACCTCCTGGAAGCCCTCTGGGTCCACCAGTTCCACGACAAGACGAACCTTGAGCTGCTCAAGCAAAACCTGACGTCCGCCGACCCCCGGGCGCGGGCCGCGGCCGTCCGGGTCCTCTGCTACTGGCACGACCGCGTCCCCGACGCGCTCGACCTGCTCAAGAAGCTGGCGGCCGACGAGCATCCCCGGGTCCGCCTTGAAGCCGTTCGCGCGGCGAGCTTCTTCACGGTCCCCGAGGCCGTCGACGTGGCCCTGATCTCCACCGAGAGCGCCTCCGACTACTACCTCGACTACACCCGAGCCGAGACGCTCCGGGCGCTCGAACCGTACGTCAAGAAGGCGCTCGCCGAGGGCCGTTCGATCGAGTTTTCGAGCGACGCCGGGGCGCGGTACTTCCTCCACAACGTGAGCGTCGACGACCTGCTCAAGATGAAGCGAAGCCGGGGCGTGCTCCAGGAAGTCCTCTTCCGCAAGGGAGTTCGCGAGGAGGACCGCCGGCAGGCGCTCGGCGACCTGGCCAAGCTCGCCAAGACGTCGGAAGCGAAGGTCCTGGCCGACGCCCTCGCCGGCCGCGACGGCCGAGGGGACGACCTCGACGAAGGCGTCGTGATCGAGCTGCTCCGGCTGCTCGGCGACCGCGACCCGGCCGCGCTCGCGGCGTCGCGGGCCGACTTCGAGAAGCTGGCGGCCACCGCCAAGCTGCCGATCGTCCGCCAGTTCGGCTACTCCGCCCTGATCGCGTCCGAGGGCTCGATCGACCACGCCTGGAGCCTCGCCGTCCGGTCGGTCGGCTCGCTCCGCGACCTCCTGGCGACGGCCCCGCTGATCCGCGACCCGATCGTCCGGGCCAGCCTCTACCCCAAGGTCGAGCCGTTGCTCCACGCCTTGCCCGCCGGCCTGGCGACGTCGAAATCGGGCCGGGGGGTGTTCGGCCGGTTCGTCCGCATCGCGCTGCCCCGCAAGGGAACGCTCACGCTGGCGGAGGTGGAAGTCCGCAGCGAGGGCCGCAACGTCTCTCGCCAGGGGAAAGCCTCGCAGAAGAACACGTCCAACGGCGGCGACGCCTCACGCGCCACCGACGGCAACCCGGACGGCGAATACGGCCACGGCAGCCAGACCCACACCGAGGAGGACACCGACGAACCGTGGTGGGAGATCGACATGGGGACCGAGATCCCCATCGAGGCCGTCGTCGTCCACAACCGGACCGAAGGCGAGCTGGGCAAGCGACTCCGGGGCTTCGACCTGACGGTCCTGGACGCCAACCACAAGGTGGTCTATCAGAAGCGCGAGAACCCCGCGCCCACGCCCAAATCGGCCTTCGACCTCGCCGCCGAAGACCCTCAGGGGACAGTCCGGCGCGCCGCGATGGACGCCCTGACCACCATCCGGGGCCAGGAAGTCCCGACCTTCAAGGCGCTCGCGAAGTTCGTCCGTGAGGGGATCGACCGGCATGCGGCGATCCTGGCCCTCAAGAAGATCCCCTCGGCCTACTGGCCCGACGACGAGCTGAAGCCGCTGGTCGAGAACGTCATCGCCTCGGTCCGCGCCCTCCCGCCCGCCGACCGCGGCTCGACCTCGGCCGTCGACGCGCTTCAACTGGGCGACCTGCTCGCCTCGCGACTGCCGGCCGACCAGGCGAAGGCCGTCCGCAAGGAGCTGCGGAGCCTGGGCGTCCGCGTGATCCGGATCGCCTCCGTGCTCGAACAGATGCGGTACGACGTCGACCGGATCGTCGTCCAGGCCGGCAAGCCGGTCGAGATCGTGTTCGAGAACGTCGACATGATGCCTCACAACCTCGTTGTGACCCAGCCCGGCGCGCTCGAAGAGATCGGCCTCCTGGCCGAGAGCACGGCCCTGCAACCTGACGCCGTCAAGCGGCAGTACGTGCCGGCCTCGAACAAGATCCTCCTGGCCAGCCGCCTGCTGCCGTCGCGCGAGGTCGAGAAGCTGACCTTCAACGCCCCGTCGCAGGCCGGCGTCTATCCCTACGTCTGCACCTATCCGGGCCACTGGCGGCGGATGTACGGCGCGCTCTACGTCGTCGACGATCTCGACGAGTACCTCGCCGCCCCCGAATCGTACCTGGCCGCCCACCCCGTGCCGATCGCCGACGAACTCCTGAAGTCGACCCGTCCCCGCACGGAATGGAAGTTCGACGACCTGGCGGCCTCGGTCGCCCAGCTTGAGAACGGCCGATCGTTCAGCAACGGCAAGCAGCTCTTCCAGCTCGCCACCTGCGTCACCTGCCACCGCGTCGACGGCGTCGGCGCCGAGTTCGGCCCCGACCTCGCCAAGCTCGAACCGAAACAGAACCCGGCCGACCTGCTCCGCAACATCCTCGACCCGTCGGCGAAGATCAACGAGAAGTTTTACGGTTACGCCCTGGAGCTGGACTCGGGCCAGGTCGTCAATGGCCTGATCGTCGAGGAGACGCCCGACGTCGTGAAGGTCGTCGAGAACCCGCTCTTGAGCACCGTGCCGAAGGTGATCAAGAAGTCGGAGATCACCGCCCGCGCCAAGTCGCCGGTCTCGACCATGCCCAAGGGCCTGCTCGACAAGCTGACCCGCGAGGAGATCCTCGACCTCGTCGCCTACATCGCCGCCGGCGGCGACTCCAAGCACGCCGTCTTCCAGGGCGGCCACGCCTCGGCCCACGGCCACGGCGGAGGAACCGGCCACGGGCCAGGCTCCGGCGGCGGCCACTAA
- a CDS encoding sigma-70 family RNA polymerase sigma factor, translated as MQPPGNETYKIEAFRGAEPRMDRLSAAKTQMNEATTADGRAGVLEKLVRDQQAGIRAFIRMLGVQEASVDDLAQETFLVAYQKLGLWDSTRDAGSWLRGIARNLAANERRKSGRRTRLLQGGLGDFLVDQADGEQLPAATEWIEALRSCLQDLPPPGRELLVRRYADGELAEAMAARMRVRGDALRQKLLRLRQIVKACIERKTGEAGR; from the coding sequence ATGCAACCGCCGGGAAACGAGACCTACAAGATCGAGGCGTTCCGCGGCGCCGAGCCGCGGATGGATCGTCTGTCCGCGGCGAAGACGCAGATGAATGAAGCGACGACGGCCGACGGGCGGGCGGGCGTTCTGGAAAAGCTGGTTCGGGACCAGCAGGCCGGAATCCGGGCCTTCATCCGCATGCTGGGGGTGCAAGAAGCCTCAGTGGACGACCTCGCCCAGGAGACCTTCCTCGTCGCCTACCAGAAGCTCGGCCTGTGGGACTCCACCCGTGACGCGGGAAGCTGGCTGCGCGGCATCGCGCGGAATCTCGCCGCCAACGAACGGCGGAAGTCGGGACGCAGAACTCGGCTGCTCCAAGGGGGGTTGGGCGACTTCCTCGTCGATCAGGCGGACGGTGAACAGCTTCCCGCCGCGACCGAATGGATTGAAGCGCTGCGATCGTGCCTGCAAGACCTGCCGCCGCCGGGCAGAGAGCTGCTCGTGCGGCGGTACGCCGACGGCGAACTCGCCGAGGCGATGGCCGCGCGCATGCGGGTGAGGGGAGACGCGCTTCGTCAGAAACTCCTTCGGCTTCGGCAGATCGTGAAGGCGTGCATCGAACGCAAGACGGGAGAAGCGGGGCGATGA
- the fdhD gene encoding formate dehydrogenase accessory sulfurtransferase FdhD, protein MSDQRSTKPAGVLRIASAAVPSEVARVEVLAEGPEGRRARTDWVVVEEPLEIRAGGLGQKPESVAVTMRTPGHDFELAVGFLRTEGLIGVGDEVVAPVERASQTDLLGDRACNIVHVVLSRPFDGSALKRNFFATSSCGLCGKAALDQVAVRCEAVAPGPVVGRSILIGLPESLRGAQKAFDRTGGLHAAGLFDAEGRLIAVREDVGRHNAVDKLVGRAFLDGELPLSGRILLVSGRTSFEILQKAAVAGVPIVAAVSAPSSLAVSVADRLGITLIGFLRGPSFNVYTHPERIDPLV, encoded by the coding sequence ATGAGCGACCAGCGCAGCACCAAGCCGGCCGGCGTCCTTCGGATCGCCTCGGCGGCCGTACCCTCCGAAGTCGCGCGGGTCGAGGTCCTGGCCGAGGGGCCCGAGGGGCGTCGCGCGCGGACCGACTGGGTCGTCGTCGAGGAGCCGCTGGAGATCCGCGCCGGCGGGCTCGGCCAGAAGCCGGAGAGCGTGGCCGTGACGATGCGGACGCCCGGCCACGACTTCGAGCTGGCCGTCGGCTTTCTGCGCACCGAGGGCCTGATCGGCGTCGGCGACGAGGTCGTCGCGCCGGTCGAGCGAGCGTCGCAAACGGACCTGCTGGGCGATCGGGCCTGCAACATCGTCCACGTCGTCCTCTCGCGGCCGTTCGACGGCTCGGCGCTGAAGCGCAACTTCTTCGCGACGTCGAGTTGCGGCCTCTGCGGCAAAGCCGCGCTCGATCAGGTGGCCGTCCGCTGTGAAGCCGTCGCCCCGGGCCCCGTCGTCGGCCGTTCGATCCTGATTGGTCTGCCCGAGAGCCTGCGAGGGGCTCAAAAAGCGTTCGACCGCACCGGCGGCCTGCACGCCGCCGGCCTGTTCGACGCCGAGGGCCGCCTGATCGCCGTCCGCGAGGACGTGGGACGGCACAACGCCGTCGACAAGCTGGTCGGCCGCGCCTTCCTCGACGGCGAGCTGCCGCTGAGCGGCCGGATCTTGCTCGTCTCGGGCCGGACCAGCTTCGAGATTCTCCAGAAAGCGGCCGTCGCGGGGGTGCCGATCGTCGCCGCCGTCTCGGCCCCGTCGAGCCTGGCCGTCTCAGTCGCCGACCGCCTGGGGATCACCCTGATCGGCTTCCTCCGCGGGCCGAGCTTCAACGTCTACACCCACCCGGAACGCATCGATCCCCTGGTGTGA
- a CDS encoding type II toxin-antitoxin system VapC family toxin — translation MTLLLDPHAFLWWLDDPSLLSKPARKAIGDGKNTVYVSAAVVWEISIKKALGKLDAPDDIEAAMTANRFLPLAVTIPHALAVQSLPDVHRDPFDRLIIAQARHEGFKLVSRDPNVPLYGVPHIVA, via the coding sequence GTGACGCTGCTCCTCGACCCCCACGCCTTCCTCTGGTGGCTCGACGACCCGAGTCTGCTCTCGAAGCCCGCGAGGAAAGCCATCGGCGACGGCAAGAACACCGTCTACGTCAGCGCCGCCGTCGTCTGGGAAATCTCCATCAAGAAGGCGTTGGGCAAGCTCGACGCCCCCGACGACATCGAAGCGGCGATGACGGCCAACCGCTTCCTGCCGCTCGCCGTGACGATTCCCCACGCCCTGGCCGTGCAATCCCTGCCCGACGTCCACCGCGACCCGTTCGACCGCCTCATCATCGCCCAGGCGAGGCACGAGGGATTCAAGCTCGTCAGCCGCGACCCGAACGTGCCCCTCTACGGCGTGCCCCACATCGTCGCCTGA
- a CDS encoding Gfo/Idh/MocA family protein has protein sequence MTSIPRRTFLGAAAGAITSAPLLAAGSRGANDTLNVGLIGVGSRGSALLQNLLQIPGVAVRAICDVDAEHLERGLKTVENAGQKRPEGTTDGTWKEILAKPGLDAIVSAIPVDLHARCYLDVIAAGKDLYGEKPMCLTRADLDAVVKATHESKQIVQIGHQRRADPHFIEPIAAVHHGEIGDLVEGRILWSNSWGPLFGWFGQRKRSGDWIVEQAVHNWDVLNWAVNAQPVRAMAMGRDDLFRDRQPDRDVHDYYSGVVEYPGNVFVNIIHSWVAPNKFNEEYTRLIGLKGGVDFNSGTFSYRPDSKKPDQKLGGPETNNTLLSLRSFVNSVRTRSEPVCTVEHGRAAVLACLLVRASVDAKAAVTMDQVS, from the coding sequence ATGACGAGCATTCCGAGACGAACCTTCCTGGGCGCGGCCGCCGGCGCCATCACCTCGGCGCCCCTGCTGGCGGCCGGGTCGCGCGGCGCGAACGATACGCTGAACGTCGGCCTCATCGGCGTGGGGAGCCGGGGCTCGGCCCTGCTCCAGAACCTCTTGCAGATCCCCGGCGTGGCCGTCCGCGCCATCTGCGACGTCGACGCCGAGCACCTGGAACGCGGGCTCAAGACCGTCGAGAACGCCGGCCAGAAGCGGCCCGAAGGAACCACCGACGGGACGTGGAAGGAAATCCTCGCAAAGCCCGGCCTCGACGCGATCGTCAGCGCCATCCCGGTCGACCTGCACGCGCGCTGCTATCTCGACGTGATCGCGGCCGGAAAGGACCTCTACGGCGAGAAGCCGATGTGCCTGACCCGGGCCGACCTCGACGCCGTGGTGAAGGCGACGCATGAGAGCAAGCAGATCGTCCAGATCGGCCACCAGCGCCGGGCCGATCCTCACTTCATCGAGCCGATCGCCGCCGTGCACCACGGCGAGATCGGCGACCTCGTCGAGGGCCGCATCCTCTGGTCCAATTCCTGGGGGCCGTTGTTCGGCTGGTTCGGCCAGCGGAAGCGGTCGGGCGACTGGATCGTCGAGCAGGCCGTGCACAACTGGGACGTGCTCAACTGGGCCGTCAACGCCCAGCCCGTGCGCGCCATGGCGATGGGCCGCGACGACCTGTTCCGCGACCGCCAGCCGGATCGCGACGTCCACGACTACTACTCGGGCGTCGTCGAGTATCCCGGCAACGTGTTCGTGAACATCATTCATAGCTGGGTCGCGCCGAACAAGTTCAACGAAGAGTACACCCGGCTGATCGGCCTCAAGGGGGGCGTCGACTTCAACTCGGGCACCTTCTCCTACCGGCCCGACTCGAAGAAGCCCGACCAGAAGCTGGGGGGCCCCGAAACGAACAACACGCTGCTCTCGCTCCGGTCCTTCGTCAACTCGGTGCGCACCCGCAGCGAGCCGGTCTGCACGGTCGAGCACGGCCGTGCGGCGGTGCTCGCCTGCCTCCTGGTCCGCGCGTCGGTCGACGCCAAGGCGGCCGTGACCATGGACCAGGTCTCCTAG
- a CDS encoding MATE family efflux transporter: protein MDRFQGGLLRRSLRVELGPMLRLAGPVISAELGWMAMGVVDTIFVGRLGAEAIGAVSLGNALYFAVAIFGMGLLLGLDTLVSQAYGAGRTEECHDWLVQGLYLVAVIAPLAMLGLWAAIPLSDQLGLHPVVLAQAKPFLKALTWGTPALFLYAALRRYLQGMGVVQPIMFALVSANLVNAAADWVLIYGRLGFPAMGVTGSGWATAFSRCYMAGFLLVYVIYRDVWNQSGFLRARFAPRFGSIVRLLVIGLPAAVHVTLEVGVFAAATTLAGRLDPVSLAAHHVVLDVASVTFMIPLGLSSAGAVRVGQALGRGEPAAAGRAGWIAVILGAAFMTAAGLVMAAFPRALASLFTTDAEVIAQAATLMIVASAFQLFDGLQGVSTGTMRGAGDTRTPVVCNLAAYWGVGLPLGYLLTFTAGHGVIGLWIGLATGLGASGIALLFAWNRKADALARGEFALAGAGAGAGH from the coding sequence ATGGATCGGTTTCAGGGCGGATTGTTGCGGCGGAGTCTGCGGGTCGAGCTGGGGCCGATGCTGCGCCTGGCCGGGCCGGTGATCTCGGCGGAGCTGGGATGGATGGCGATGGGGGTGGTCGACACGATCTTCGTCGGCCGGCTCGGGGCCGAGGCGATCGGCGCGGTCAGTCTGGGCAATGCGCTCTATTTCGCGGTCGCCATCTTCGGCATGGGGTTGCTGCTGGGCCTCGACACCCTGGTCTCGCAGGCATACGGGGCGGGGCGGACTGAGGAATGCCACGACTGGCTGGTCCAGGGGCTTTACCTCGTCGCGGTCATCGCCCCGCTGGCGATGCTTGGACTCTGGGCGGCCATTCCACTGTCGGACCAACTCGGATTGCACCCCGTCGTGCTCGCGCAGGCCAAGCCGTTCTTGAAGGCGCTCACATGGGGCACGCCGGCGCTCTTCCTGTACGCGGCCCTACGGCGCTATCTCCAGGGGATGGGGGTCGTCCAGCCGATCATGTTCGCCCTCGTCAGCGCCAACCTCGTCAACGCGGCGGCCGACTGGGTGTTGATCTACGGTCGACTCGGCTTTCCCGCGATGGGCGTGACGGGCTCGGGCTGGGCGACGGCGTTCTCCCGCTGCTACATGGCCGGCTTCCTGCTGGTTTACGTGATCTATCGCGACGTCTGGAATCAGTCGGGCTTCCTCCGCGCGCGGTTCGCGCCCCGGTTCGGGTCGATCGTCCGGCTGCTGGTGATCGGCCTGCCGGCGGCGGTGCATGTGACGCTCGAAGTCGGCGTGTTCGCGGCGGCGACGACCCTGGCGGGGAGGCTCGATCCGGTCTCACTGGCCGCCCATCACGTCGTTCTCGACGTCGCCAGCGTGACGTTCATGATCCCCCTGGGCCTGTCGTCGGCGGGGGCGGTGCGCGTGGGCCAGGCGCTCGGCCGGGGCGAGCCGGCGGCGGCGGGGCGGGCGGGCTGGATCGCCGTGATCCTCGGCGCGGCGTTCATGACCGCCGCGGGCCTGGTCATGGCGGCGTTCCCCCGGGCGCTGGCATCGCTGTTCACGACCGACGCCGAGGTGATCGCCCAGGCGGCGACGTTGATGATCGTCGCATCGGCCTTCCAGCTTTTCGACGGCCTTCAAGGGGTCTCGACCGGGACGATGCGTGGGGCCGGCGACACCCGCACGCCGGTCGTCTGCAATCTGGCGGCCTACTGGGGCGTCGGCCTGCCGCTCGGCTACCTGCTGACGTTCACCGCCGGACATGGCGTCATCGGCCTCTGGATCGGCCTGGCGACGGGCCTGGGCGCATCCGGGATCGCCCTCCTGTTCGCCTGGAACCGCAAGGCCGACGCGCTGGCTCGCGGCGAGTTCGCCCTGGCAGGGGCCGGGGCTGGGGCTGGGCATTGA